The DNA sequence AGGAAATAAAAAAGAATAGAGTCTAGAAAACCAACTTGAAGGTATTCCACAGTTTCCACAAGCTCTACTACTACTAATTCTTATTTATTCTTTTTTATAAGAACAGTAATAAACACTAATTAAAAAGCTTTGCAAATTTTGAAATGATATGAAAATTTGGGATGTCTTTTTTCTGTTTCGTCGTTAAATTTGATTCGATGAAACTAGTATGCTCCCAATCCGAACTGAACTCTGCTCTCCAGCTTGTTAGCAGAGCAGTAGCTTCTCGCCCTACCCACCCTGTATTAGCTAACATCTTGCTAACAGCAGATGCTGGTACAGGACGCTTAAGCCTTACAGGCTTTGATCTAAATTTAGGAATTCAAACATCTCTAACCGCTTCAGTAGAAGTTAGTGGGGCTACAACCCTTCCTGCAAAGTTGTTTGGAGAGATTGTTTCCAAACTTTCTAGTGACTCGCCAATAAATCTAGTAAGCGATGAATTAGGAGAAAAAGTTAATTTAACGAGTAAAAGTGGTACTTATCAAATGCGTGGTTTAAATGCAGATGATTTTCCTGAATTACCTCTTGTTCAGACTGGAGCTTCGTTGCAAATTAACCCTTTGATTTTTGCTAATGCTTTAAAAAGTACGTTATTTGCAAGTAGCTCTGATGAATCAAAGCAAATTTTAACAGGAGTTCATTTAATTTTTGATGGAAATATTCTTCAAGCTGCAGCTACTGATGGTCATCGTTTAGCTGTATTAAACTTGGAAGATGCTATTAACTTGAACTCCTCTACGAATTTAAATACTAATGATAAAATTGAAGTCACACTTCCTGCTAAATCTCTTCGCGAAATTGAAAGATTTATTGGAAATTATAAAAACGAGGAAAAAATTAGTCTTTTTTATGATAGCGGTCAAGTTGTATTTACGGCATTAAATCAAGTTGTTACAACAAGAATATTAGAAGGAGATTATCCAAATTATAATCAATTAATACCTGAATCATTTTCGAATATTTTAGAATTTGATAGAAAACCTTTTATATCAGCTCTTGAAAGGATTGCTGTTTTAGCAGATCAACATAATAATGTTATAAAAATTTCAAAAGAACCTTCTTCTGATTTAGTTAAAATAACAGCTGATGCTCAGGATGTTGGTAGTGGTGTTGAATCCATTCCTGTTAAATTTAATGGAGATAATTTTCAAATTGCTTTTAATGTTCGTTATTTGTTAGAAGGATTAAGAGTTTTTGAAGAAGATAAAATTTGTTTACGTTGTAATTTACCTACTACTCCTGCTATTTTGTCTTCTATAGATGATCAAAATACTTTTATTTACCTTGTAATGCCAATACAAATTCGGTCTTAATTTGACTTTATCTAACGAATTACTTTTAAGTAATCTTTTAAATCACAATGTTAGATGTGATAAAGGTATAGACCATGGTCCTGGCATTATTGCTTGGATGCATCCACCTGTCCATCGTTTACTTGGATGGGCTACGAGACCTTCTACTTTAAAATTATCAAGGGATGTTTGGCGTTTGAATCAGTTAAAAGGCATTTCTTCTCAAGAGCTTTATGTAAAAGGAATACCTGCTCAGTCAGATCAAGCAACCCTTGATAGGTTCCCTACATTATTAGAAGCTGATTTAATTAATAGAAACGGAGAAAAAATAGCATTAATTGCTGATTTTGTATTTGACTATAAAACAGGTAAAATTTTATATTACTTAGTATCAAGATCAAATCCTAAAATACCTGGAACAAGTAGATGGCAGTTATCACTTGATAAAATTATTGATCAACAACCTGGTTTAGTATTTACTAATAATCTAAGACTTGATGATTTTCCGATACTGAAATCAAGCTTTCGTCAGAACTTATTAAAAAAAAGTTTGAAATTGCGTGATCAATTTCAAGAAATTTCTTTGAGAGCAAATACTCGTTTAGAAGGTTGGTTAGAAGAATTACCTTGGGATGACGAAGAGCTCTCTGAAAATTTTTCTGAAGATAATAGTAGATTTGATTTATTTGGAGATTGGGACATTAATAATGATGACGAAGCTAAACAGTTTTATATAAACTCTTCTAGTAGAATAAATAACCCTGAAAAAGAAGGAGATCCTTGGATATAAAAACTATGCTAGAAAACTCCTCAATCGAATTTGAAAATTTAGTCAAATTATCTTCTTTTAAAACCGATTATGATGTTTTAAGTTCTTTATCACATGAAGGATTAAAAAAGGAAGATTACATTGAAATCTGCAAACGTCTAGAACGAGCTCCAAACCGGACTGAATTGGGAATGTTTGGAGTTATGTGGTCTGAACATTGTTGTTATAGAAATTCAAAACCATTATTACAAAATTTGCCTACTTCAGGTAAGCGTATTCTTGTAGGTCCTGGAGAAAATGCTGGAGTTGTTGATATAGGAGATGGTCAAAGGATAGCGTTTAAAATAGAAAGTCATAACCATCCTTCTGCAGTTGAACCATTTCAAGGTGCTGCTACTGGAGTTGGGGGGATTTTACGTGATATTTTTACAATGGGTGCACGTCCTATTGCTTTATTAAATGCACTTAGGTTTGGTTTGCTAGAAGATAAAAAAAATGTTGGCTTATTAGAGGGTGTTGTTGCTGGAATAGCGCATTATGGCAACTGTGTTGGTGTACCAACAATTGGAGGTGAGACATCTTTTAATACGAGCTATTCAGGTAATCCTTTAGTGAATGCTATGGCTATTGGCTTACTAGAAACAAAAGATATTGTTTGTTCTGGAGCAAAAGGTATCGATTATCCAGTCATTTATGTTGGTAGTACTACAGGAAGAGATGGAATGGGAGGTGCTAGTTTTGCTAGTGCGGAATTAAGTAACACTTCTCTTGATGATCGTCCAGCTGTTCAAGTTGGTGACCCATTTCTTGAGAAAGGTTTAATTGAAGGATGTTTAGAAGCTTTTAAAACAGGTAATGTTATAGCTGCTCAAGATATGGGAGCTGCAGGACTTACTTGTAGTTGCTCTGAAATGGCTGCGAAGGGAGAAGTAGGTATTGAGTTGGATTTGGACCTTGTTCCTGCTCGTGAACAAGGTATGACACCATATGAATTTTTACTTTCAGAATCTCAAGAAAGAATGCTTTTTGTAGTTAAGCCTGGCAAAGAAAATGATGTGATGAAAATTTTTACAAATTGGGGACTAAAAGCTCAAGTTGTAGGAAAAGTTCTCAAGGAAAGAGTTGTAAGAGTTTTATATCAGAAAAAAATAGTTGTAGATTTACCAGCTGACGCTTTAGCTGAAGATACTCCAGTTAATGAACATTCTTTACTATCTAATCCTCCAAAATATATCTTAGATCATTGGAAATGGACTGAAGAAAACCTTCCTTTTTCTAATGAAAAAGGTATAACAGTGCAAGATAAAATAAAAAAAGACAGATTTTTTACATGGAATAATATCTTATTAAAATTATTAGATGATCCAACAATTGCTTCTAAGAAATGGATATATAATCAGTATGATTACCAGGTTCAGAATAATACAATTATTCCACCTGGAGCTGCTGATGCGGCTGTTATTCGCGTAAGAGATATAGATTCAAAAAAAAGTGATAAATTGATTAATAAAGGTTTAGCAGCAGTGGTTGATTGTCCTAATCGTTGGGTTGCTTTAGATCCTGAACGTGGCGCTATAGCAGCAGTTGCTGAAGCATCAAGGAATATTTCTTGTGTTGGAGGAGAACCTTTGGCTTTAACTGATAATTTGAATTTCTCATCTCCTGATCATGCTATCGGTTATTGGCAATTAGCTAAAGCTTGTGAAGGTATTTCTAAAGCATCCTTACATCTTGATACTCCTGTAACTGGAGGAAATGTTTCCTTATATAATGAGATACGTCTTTCTACTGGAGAAATACAACCTATTCAACCAACACCAGTCATAGGAATGATAGGTTTAATAGACGATATTAATAC is a window from the Prochlorococcus marinus str. MIT 9211 genome containing:
- the dnaN gene encoding DNA polymerase III subunit beta; its protein translation is MKLVCSQSELNSALQLVSRAVASRPTHPVLANILLTADAGTGRLSLTGFDLNLGIQTSLTASVEVSGATTLPAKLFGEIVSKLSSDSPINLVSDELGEKVNLTSKSGTYQMRGLNADDFPELPLVQTGASLQINPLIFANALKSTLFASSSDESKQILTGVHLIFDGNILQAAATDGHRLAVLNLEDAINLNSSTNLNTNDKIEVTLPAKSLREIERFIGNYKNEEKISLFYDSGQVVFTALNQVVTTRILEGDYPNYNQLIPESFSNILEFDRKPFISALERIAVLADQHNNVIKISKEPSSDLVKITADAQDVGSGVESIPVKFNGDNFQIAFNVRYLLEGLRVFEEDKICLRCNLPTTPAILSSIDDQNTFIYLVMPIQIRS
- a CDS encoding PRC-barrel domain-containing protein, translating into MTLSNELLLSNLLNHNVRCDKGIDHGPGIIAWMHPPVHRLLGWATRPSTLKLSRDVWRLNQLKGISSQELYVKGIPAQSDQATLDRFPTLLEADLINRNGEKIALIADFVFDYKTGKILYYLVSRSNPKIPGTSRWQLSLDKIIDQQPGLVFTNNLRLDDFPILKSSFRQNLLKKSLKLRDQFQEISLRANTRLEGWLEELPWDDEELSENFSEDNSRFDLFGDWDINNDDEAKQFYINSSSRINNPEKEGDPWI
- the purL gene encoding phosphoribosylformylglycinamidine synthase subunit PurL, with the translated sequence MLENSSIEFENLVKLSSFKTDYDVLSSLSHEGLKKEDYIEICKRLERAPNRTELGMFGVMWSEHCCYRNSKPLLQNLPTSGKRILVGPGENAGVVDIGDGQRIAFKIESHNHPSAVEPFQGAATGVGGILRDIFTMGARPIALLNALRFGLLEDKKNVGLLEGVVAGIAHYGNCVGVPTIGGETSFNTSYSGNPLVNAMAIGLLETKDIVCSGAKGIDYPVIYVGSTTGRDGMGGASFASAELSNTSLDDRPAVQVGDPFLEKGLIEGCLEAFKTGNVIAAQDMGAAGLTCSCSEMAAKGEVGIELDLDLVPAREQGMTPYEFLLSESQERMLFVVKPGKENDVMKIFTNWGLKAQVVGKVLKERVVRVLYQKKIVVDLPADALAEDTPVNEHSLLSNPPKYILDHWKWTEENLPFSNEKGITVQDKIKKDRFFTWNNILLKLLDDPTIASKKWIYNQYDYQVQNNTIIPPGAADAAVIRVRDIDSKKSDKLINKGLAAVVDCPNRWVALDPERGAIAAVAEASRNISCVGGEPLALTDNLNFSSPDHAIGYWQLAKACEGISKASLHLDTPVTGGNVSLYNEIRLSTGEIQPIQPTPVIGMIGLIDDINTIVGQSWINEGDLIWLLGVPLEASSLLDNRISLSCTAYLENIFNLHTGRPPEIDLNLEKLIQSFLRKSISNQLILSAHDVSDGGIATALAESVISSGLGAKCIFPNTSNRIDSLLFAEGGSRIVISISPSKLSEWKLNLRTFARENSFSIPAMQIGHVQRDPSLSISQANVELIQLSISQLASSFNNAIPRRMS